A genomic window from Pirellulaceae bacterium includes:
- a CDS encoding tetratricopeptide repeat protein, protein MRRGDVDYGMTGPAAAARPWRPRIVIRCSAARPFALLLFAVWAAVMLPLAGYSDDAPRSTAATEEEALTQGKTLINSGIHDDAIIEFNRAIELNSDSVEGFKYRALACFHMRQLEQAIQDLGRAIKLAPEDVSLYLDRARFHRAAGNHDGLLADCTAALERDSEAADAWSLRAGSFCERGMYGEAIEAAEQAIRLNPEHAPAYNNLAVVYMNQGRNRRTTQYFDLAIQHNRQLPTAYGNRAKVHLATANPNWPKAVSFRIPSASTGTSTNG, encoded by the coding sequence ATGAGACGCGGGGATGTTGATTATGGTATGACGGGGCCAGCCGCCGCCGCCAGACCGTGGCGGCCCCGGATTGTAATCCGCTGCAGCGCGGCGCGTCCCTTTGCGCTATTACTATTCGCCGTTTGGGCGGCTGTGATGCTGCCATTGGCCGGTTACAGCGACGACGCCCCGCGAAGCACGGCTGCCACGGAAGAGGAAGCGTTGACGCAAGGAAAGACGCTGATCAACTCGGGAATACACGATGACGCGATTATCGAATTCAACCGGGCGATTGAATTGAACTCCGATAGCGTAGAGGGTTTCAAGTATCGCGCGCTGGCATGCTTTCACATGCGACAGCTCGAGCAGGCGATTCAAGACCTGGGACGCGCGATCAAGTTAGCTCCTGAGGACGTCAGCCTCTATCTCGACCGAGCCCGCTTCCATCGCGCTGCCGGGAATCACGATGGTCTATTGGCCGACTGTACCGCGGCGCTGGAGCGGGATTCTGAAGCCGCCGATGCATGGTCCCTGCGCGCCGGTTCATTCTGCGAACGGGGGATGTATGGTGAAGCGATCGAGGCGGCTGAACAAGCAATACGGCTCAATCCGGAACATGCGCCGGCCTACAACAACTTGGCAGTGGTTTACATGAACCAGGGAAGGAATCGTCGGACGACCCAATACTTCGACTTGGCGATTCAACACAACCGGCAGTTACCGACCGCCTACGGCAACCGGGCGAAAGTCCATCTCGCGACGGCCAACCCAAATTGGCCCAAAGCGGTGTCTTTCAGAATTCCTTCTGCTTCAACGGGCACAAGTACAAACGGTTGA